In Hyalangium minutum, the following proteins share a genomic window:
- a CDS encoding PilW family protein — translation MRKSFRSRGFTLLELLVGAAIGAVVMAGISMTFISQAEQYQTHASRRGVQANARQALAFMGRHLRAAGYGIDPDRAILSWDSYDAATHQQAPGFPDAFAVHFRDELFRRRAQSVASHLITLRASEPLKPGQELRRGQILLVICERDPGFPDPAVDENPPHVFVTVGDYVGPGSTEIPLDQSPVSAADDGPTQRPGRLFHEQDTPGFAHPCFSRQPPHVLRVHRAAFYVAMFTHPTTGERKPYLMMHQGLDMPSASNPQGDGVIDENDAVPVAEGIEQLQAAYILDTHNQDPDRTPLILGVNGPMGPTHFGENWEQIDLANLPHGWFFNVGFGAVDPYVMAERRLRDHPANIRQVRLSVVSRSAVPTPRFAGDDLMRRHDGTPYPDGAPLPNGTVPWRHLENLELPPAADFTPSGGGFYRMLLRESITPKNLLLNRQFAPI, via the coding sequence ATGCGCAAGTCCTTCCGCTCTCGTGGCTTCACGCTGTTGGAGCTGCTGGTGGGTGCCGCCATCGGCGCGGTGGTGATGGCGGGCATCAGCATGACGTTCATCTCGCAGGCCGAGCAGTACCAGACCCACGCCAGCCGCCGGGGCGTGCAGGCCAACGCGCGCCAGGCCCTGGCCTTCATGGGGCGCCACCTTCGCGCTGCGGGCTATGGCATCGACCCGGACCGGGCCATCCTGTCCTGGGACTCGTACGATGCGGCCACCCATCAGCAGGCACCGGGCTTCCCGGATGCCTTCGCGGTCCACTTCCGTGACGAGCTGTTCCGCCGCCGGGCGCAGTCCGTGGCGTCCCACCTCATCACCCTGCGGGCCAGTGAGCCCCTCAAGCCCGGCCAGGAGCTGCGCCGAGGGCAGATCCTGCTCGTCATCTGCGAGCGCGACCCGGGCTTCCCGGACCCGGCGGTGGACGAGAACCCGCCGCACGTGTTCGTCACCGTGGGTGACTACGTGGGGCCCGGCTCCACGGAGATCCCGCTGGACCAGAGCCCAGTATCCGCCGCGGATGACGGTCCCACCCAGCGCCCAGGCCGGCTTTTCCACGAGCAGGACACGCCTGGCTTCGCGCATCCGTGCTTCAGCCGGCAGCCGCCGCACGTGCTGAGGGTCCACCGCGCTGCCTTCTACGTGGCCATGTTCACCCATCCCACCACCGGCGAGCGCAAGCCCTACCTCATGATGCACCAGGGCTTGGACATGCCCTCGGCCAGCAACCCTCAGGGCGACGGCGTCATCGACGAGAATGACGCGGTGCCGGTGGCCGAAGGCATCGAGCAGCTTCAGGCGGCCTATATCCTGGACACCCACAACCAGGATCCCGACCGGACTCCGCTCATCCTGGGCGTCAACGGCCCGATGGGCCCCACTCACTTCGGTGAGAACTGGGAGCAGATTGACTTGGCCAACCTGCCCCATGGCTGGTTCTTCAACGTTGGCTTTGGCGCCGTGGATCCGTACGTCATGGCTGAGCGCCGCCTGAGAGATCACCCCGCCAACATCCGCCAGGTGCGCCTGAGCGTGGTCTCCCGCAGCGCCGTGCCCACGCCTCGGTTCGCGGGTGATGACCTGATGCGGAGGCACGATGGCACGCCGTATCCGGATGGAGCGCCGCTGCCCAACGGCACCGTGCCCTGGCGCCACCTGGAGAACCTGGAGCTGCCTCCCGCCGCGGACTTCACCCCGTCGGGCGGTGGCTTCTACCGGATGCTCCTGCGTGAATCGATCACCCCCAAGAATCTCCTGCTGAACCGGCAGTTCGCACCCATC